One genomic window of Desmospora activa DSM 45169 includes the following:
- a CDS encoding family 43 glycosylhydrolase: MKTRLGKKGLALLLIASFLLVLFPYPTADAAMTNNFYNVLVQNGADPSVYRHTDGYYYSTYTTGGDVRLWRHRSLLGMDAGESVSIWKGCCAVWAPEIAHIDGVWYIYFSKGTENTTTTQRMFVLSNPNKDPFTGSWTLTRLYDPANDYWAIDHTVLENNGQLYLIYSGWANATNQDQNLYIAPMSSPTKVSGNRVRIAYPQYSWETNTTPRVNEGPEVIVRNGKINIVYSGSGSWTDTYALGLITASTDSDLLNPASWTKKSTPIFQSGNGIYGPGHHSFTKSPDGIEDWIVYHSARWSGAGWTRAIRTQKFTWNADNTPNLGTPAAPNTPIAIPSGEMPRDRYEAEHARLGGGARVIYHTSASNGAKVGYIDNPGDYLEFTVNVPVAGYYILVARTDNGTSNRDWAILNMSVNGGPNQNFYVAYSGWDNWTNATAKVYLNAGDNTIRYTHNTNFAEVDCIDIMYESPVESGKLLDVAGGGTAEGSNVQIWKDTFTGAQHWKPIKTTP, translated from the coding sequence TTGAAAACACGCCTGGGCAAAAAAGGGTTGGCATTGCTTCTTATCGCCTCTTTTTTACTTGTACTATTTCCATATCCGACGGCTGATGCAGCGATGACGAACAATTTTTATAACGTTTTGGTTCAAAATGGTGCTGATCCATCGGTATATAGGCATACGGACGGTTATTATTATTCAACTTATACCACCGGTGGAGATGTTCGATTATGGCGGCACCGCTCCTTACTCGGAATGGATGCGGGCGAAAGCGTTTCGATATGGAAAGGTTGCTGTGCCGTCTGGGCTCCGGAAATCGCGCATATTGACGGTGTGTGGTACATTTATTTTTCCAAAGGAACGGAGAATACGACCACTACGCAACGAATGTTTGTACTAAGCAACCCGAATAAAGACCCGTTTACTGGCTCATGGACACTGACACGCCTTTATGATCCCGCTAATGACTATTGGGCGATCGATCATACGGTGCTGGAAAACAATGGACAACTGTATCTCATCTATTCCGGATGGGCCAATGCAACCAATCAAGATCAAAACTTGTACATCGCACCGATGAGCAGCCCGACAAAAGTGAGCGGCAATCGGGTGAGAATTGCTTATCCGCAGTATTCTTGGGAGACGAACACAACTCCGCGAGTAAATGAGGGACCGGAGGTGATCGTGCGCAACGGCAAAATCAATATCGTCTATTCGGGAAGCGGGAGCTGGACGGACACGTATGCGCTTGGACTGATTACCGCTAGTACAGATAGCGATCTTTTGAATCCGGCTTCCTGGACGAAGAAAAGTACACCGATCTTTCAGAGCGGCAACGGCATCTACGGCCCCGGCCATCACAGTTTTACCAAGTCGCCGGACGGAATCGAGGACTGGATTGTCTACCATTCGGCTCGCTGGAGCGGAGCAGGGTGGACACGGGCCATACGCACCCAAAAGTTTACTTGGAATGCGGACAATACGCCAAATTTAGGGACACCAGCGGCACCAAACACCCCCATTGCGATTCCTTCAGGCGAGATGCCGCGTGATCGATATGAAGCCGAACACGCCCGCCTCGGCGGAGGTGCCCGCGTTATTTATCATACCAGTGCGTCCAACGGCGCCAAAGTCGGTTATATCGACAATCCCGGCGATTATCTGGAGTTTACAGTCAATGTCCCGGTGGCGGGTTATTATATTCTAGTTGCCAGAACCGATAACGGCACAAGTAACAGGGATTGGGCCATATTAAACATGTCCGTCAACGGGGGACCGAATCAAAACTTTTATGTCGCTTATTCGGGATGGGACAACTGGACGAACGCCACTGCGAAAGTATATTTAAATGCAGGCGATAACACGATCCGTTATACCCACAACACCAACTTTGCTGAAGTGGATTGTATCGATATTATGTATGAATCACCTGTCGAATCGGGCAAGTTGCTGGATGTTGCTGGCGGCGGCACAGCTGAAGGATCCAATGTGCAGATCTGGAAAGATACTTTTACCGGTGCCCAGCATTGGAAACCGATAAAAACAACGCCGTAG
- a CDS encoding S9 family peptidase produces the protein MLKFSKPDVEHFFRTMVIQQFAVSPDEKQLIFSTNLNGSFDLWGMDLPHTFPYPLTFHGQSNHGIHYDKQGRFIVASFDNDGDELTQLYALPPQGGELKPLRVQEGERHFFAGLSQDGKRLYYTSTKGNPTYLNSFCYDLETAKETLLLKGKEGATSLIDVSPDEAGLLFVRHFANTYIPGFVRYNGEMISLTPPTEKQFTVSDALFTSDTDIYLVTDYNDEFSYLAHFDLKTRQFTKQIALEKEGFTILKLDKEHHCLYLVGSRGVEDRLYRYRMETGRMEQVDTPVDVIEQIVIGKSGTVYLLGRSATLPFNLFRLKTDSQEWTPLTHFKVPSISRSELVEPEVFTYPSYDGLEIEGLYFRANPEADNGHLILWPHGGPQAAERKMFRALFQFLLNRGYSILAPNFRGSSGYGLSFMKMVEGDWGHGPRLDNVQALEYAIAQGWVERDKILLMGGSYGGYMALLLHGRHADYFKAVVDIFGVSNLFSFIESVPDHWKPALKQWVGDPEKDREKLLEDSPITHLAGMTRPMLVIQGANDPRVVKAESDQIVEALRKQGADVEYLVLEDEGHGFSKKANEMEVYRQVLDFFDRHTVKATVIG, from the coding sequence ATGCTGAAGTTTTCCAAACCGGATGTCGAGCATTTTTTTCGCACGATGGTTATCCAACAATTTGCCGTTAGTCCCGATGAAAAACAGCTGATCTTTAGCACCAATCTCAATGGCTCCTTTGACTTATGGGGGATGGATTTACCTCACACCTTTCCCTATCCTCTCACCTTTCATGGCCAAAGCAACCATGGCATCCACTACGACAAACAGGGACGGTTTATCGTCGCCAGCTTTGACAACGACGGGGATGAATTGACGCAATTGTATGCCCTCCCTCCGCAGGGAGGCGAGTTAAAACCGCTTCGTGTACAAGAAGGAGAACGTCATTTTTTCGCGGGCTTGTCCCAGGACGGCAAGCGACTCTACTACACCTCCACCAAGGGGAACCCTACCTATCTCAATAGCTTCTGTTACGACCTTGAAACAGCGAAAGAAACCTTACTGTTAAAAGGAAAAGAGGGTGCGACCTCCCTAATCGATGTCAGCCCTGATGAAGCGGGATTATTATTTGTGCGCCACTTCGCCAATACCTATATTCCGGGGTTTGTCCGATACAACGGGGAAATGATCTCGCTCACCCCACCGACGGAAAAACAGTTTACCGTCTCCGATGCCCTTTTCACTTCTGATACTGACATTTATCTGGTAACCGATTATAATGACGAATTTTCCTATCTGGCTCATTTTGATCTCAAAACGCGCCAATTTACAAAGCAAATCGCATTGGAGAAAGAAGGATTCACCATCCTTAAGCTGGATAAAGAGCATCATTGCCTATACTTAGTCGGATCACGCGGTGTAGAGGATCGCCTTTATCGCTACAGGATGGAAACAGGTAGAATGGAGCAAGTGGATACACCCGTCGATGTAATTGAACAGATTGTAATCGGCAAAAGCGGTACTGTTTATCTGCTCGGTCGCAGTGCCACGCTTCCCTTTAATCTGTTTAGGCTGAAGACCGATAGCCAAGAATGGACTCCCCTCACCCATTTTAAAGTGCCTAGTATTTCCCGAAGCGAGTTGGTTGAGCCAGAAGTATTTACCTATCCTTCGTATGATGGCTTGGAAATAGAAGGATTGTACTTCCGCGCCAACCCGGAAGCGGATAACGGCCATCTCATCCTCTGGCCCCATGGAGGCCCCCAAGCCGCTGAACGTAAAATGTTTCGCGCGCTATTTCAGTTTTTGCTCAATCGCGGCTACAGCATTTTGGCTCCCAACTTCCGCGGATCTTCCGGCTATGGCTTATCCTTTATGAAAATGGTAGAAGGAGATTGGGGCCACGGCCCACGTCTGGACAATGTGCAAGCGTTGGAATACGCCATTGCCCAAGGTTGGGTGGAACGGGATAAAATCTTATTGATGGGAGGCAGCTATGGCGGCTATATGGCCTTGTTGCTACATGGACGCCACGCAGATTACTTTAAAGCCGTCGTCGATATCTTTGGCGTTTCCAATCTGTTTAGCTTCATCGAGTCGGTTCCCGACCATTGGAAGCCAGCATTGAAGCAATGGGTTGGTGATCCGGAGAAAGACAGAGAAAAATTGTTGGAGGATTCTCCGATTACCCATTTGGCGGGGATGACGCGGCCGATGTTAGTGATTCAGGGAGCCAACGACCCGCGAGTGGTGAAGGCGGAGTCGGATCAAATCGTAGAAGCCCTGCGAAAACAGGGGGCCGATGTAGAATACCTCGTGCTGGAAGACGAAGGTCACGGCTTCTCCAAAAAGGCAAACGAAATGGAGGTATACCGGCAGGTATTGGACTTTTTTGACCGCCATACCGTAAAAGCTACCGTTATTGGTTAA
- a CDS encoding N-acetylmuramoyl-L-alanine amidase, translating to MAKVVIDPGHGGSDPGATNGGYREKDFNLDIALKVRDALTSQYVVDVLMTRTTDRTVSLAERTNFANNNRADYFCSIHINAGGGTGWESYIYNGSVSNFTIQAQNTIHAKVIQGIGSRYSVRDRGKKRANFHVLRETQMPAILLENLFIDTTADLNLLRNANFIRDLSQATADGIAQALSLPRRTTTMYRVIAGSFQNRTNAEERKQFLERNGIASMILTVTIDGRTWYRVQAGAFSQRSNAEARLAELRALGIEDAYILVS from the coding sequence ATGGCAAAAGTGGTGATTGACCCTGGTCATGGGGGAAGCGATCCCGGTGCGACAAATGGCGGTTACCGGGAGAAAGATTTTAATCTGGATATCGCGTTAAAGGTTCGCGATGCCCTTACCAGCCAATATGTCGTCGATGTATTGATGACCCGTACAACGGACCGGACGGTCTCCCTGGCGGAACGAACCAACTTCGCTAACAACAACCGGGCCGATTATTTTTGTTCCATTCATATTAACGCAGGTGGAGGAACCGGTTGGGAAAGCTACATCTATAACGGGTCTGTTTCCAATTTTACTATCCAGGCGCAGAATACGATTCATGCTAAAGTGATACAAGGGATCGGTTCCCGTTACAGTGTAAGAGATAGGGGGAAAAAACGGGCTAACTTTCATGTGCTGCGGGAGACCCAGATGCCCGCGATTCTACTGGAGAATCTGTTTATCGATACAACGGCCGACCTCAATTTGCTGCGCAACGCCAATTTTATTCGCGATCTGTCACAAGCGACAGCGGATGGCATCGCACAAGCATTGTCCTTACCCCGCCGTACGACCACGATGTACCGCGTGATTGCCGGGTCATTTCAAAACCGGACCAATGCGGAAGAACGAAAACAATTTTTGGAAAGAAACGGTATCGCTTCTATGATCCTTACCGTTACAATCGATGGTCGCACATGGTATCGCGTGCAAGCAGGTGCGTTTAGTCAGCGTTCCAATGCGGAAGCGCGTTTGGCGGAGTTACGGGCACTTGGAATTGAGGATGCGTATATCTTGGTTAGTTAA